The Aureispira anguillae genome contains a region encoding:
- a CDS encoding tyrosine-type recombinase/integrase produces MDKSGLKPIINLIARKLAKQNISYSQSQYIFKQVRKKLELKPEKKNKGTVKRLSRKEYKRFINMAYEKSSKIGLMMQVLFETATRVDEFTSFNADDIYFEELRIVIQSGKGDKRREVPIEENLARLLSTHLKDRRSGPIFRTQRNGRFTNRRIQQIVKEIAEIAQITSIEVTPHTLRHSRATFLAEDGMGKDYLQVFLGHDQPTTTEIYTKTAAMDTDKEFRRIMSENRS; encoded by the coding sequence ATGGATAAATCAGGATTAAAGCCAATCATTAACCTTATTGCAAGAAAATTAGCTAAGCAAAATATTAGTTATAGTCAGTCTCAATATATTTTTAAGCAGGTCAGGAAGAAGTTAGAATTAAAACCAGAAAAGAAAAATAAAGGAACAGTTAAACGACTATCTAGGAAAGAGTATAAACGCTTTATCAACATGGCTTATGAAAAATCATCTAAAATTGGTCTGATGATGCAAGTCTTGTTTGAGACCGCAACAAGAGTAGATGAATTTACTAGTTTTAATGCCGATGATATTTATTTTGAAGAATTGAGAATTGTTATTCAATCTGGGAAAGGAGATAAAAGAAGAGAGGTACCAATTGAAGAAAATTTGGCTCGTCTGCTCTCAACTCATTTAAAAGATAGAAGGAGTGGTCCTATTTTTAGAACACAGAGAAATGGCAGGTTTACTAATCGTCGAATTCAGCAGATTGTAAAAGAAATTGCTGAGATAGCTCAAATTACCTCAATAGAGGTAACTCCACATACATTAAGGCACTCTCGTGCTACTTTTTTAGCAGAGGATGGAATGGGAAAAGATTACCTTCAAGTCTTTCTAGGGCATGATCAACCTACTACTACTGAAATTTACACCAAAACTGCTGCTATGGATACTGATAAAGAATTTAGACGAATCATGAGTGAAAATCGGAGT